The genomic stretch TATTGATGCAACCATTGCAGGAACAGCAACAATGAGAACTTGCCATGTGACTGAAACCATTATACAAATTATCACCAAAATTTCAAGTGCTACACATAATACAAAGGTGATGGAATACGGTATATCAAAGTCCAATATACTCAAATCTGATGAAGCCTGCACAAGAGAGAGAAAAATGTTGGCCTAAATATGAGGGGTTTGGAAATCATAATGAATGGAAAAATCTTACTCTTGTTAAAATCCTTCCTACAGGAGTTGAATCAAAGAAAAGCATTGGAGCATTGAAGATAGCTGTAGTGAAGCTTGAGAAGAAAGCAGTAGAAGCTTTTAATCCAAGAAGTGCAGTCAAGTAAGACCTTACATATACAAAAGCAGCACTAGCAAAAGAAATTAATGCATAAATTTCAATCAAGGTGGCATTAGTAACTTTTGGAATTTCAATGGCTATAGCAAGCCAAAAGGTTGATGCAGTTTGAAAAGCCATGAAAGCAAATTGAGCTAACATGATGAAACACAACATGAATGTCCCTTTGGAATAATTTATATAATCCCAAAATGGCTTCCATCCAACATTACCGATCACTTTTTCTTCCTCTTGTGTAAGTTGTGCACCAATTGGACCCTTGATACTAGAAATCTCTCCCTCACTTTGATTTTTAGTGAGATAAGAACCATGAGAGTTTTGAGGATTAGACAAAACTTCgacttcagaatctcttttattttcattGTCTTGATTCAACTCAGTAATTGTGTCTTTATGAGCACTCACAAGTAGTTCAAAGGCTGTTCCTGCTGTTAGGAGACTCTCATAATTACCTGATTGAATAACTTTTCCTCCCTCCATTACCTAGAATTTTAATTCATCATGTTAAATATGTTCAATTGTAATCTAATAGGCATCTAAAGGAAATACTTTACCAAGATAGTATCAACATCCGAGAGAAACTCCACTTGATGAGTAACTAGAATGACAGTTTTCTCTCTTAAAGCAGTCATGACACATTCCTGTAATGTTGTTGACGCAGTTAATTTGATACACCAAAATGaggataataattttattataactaGTGGAACCCATTTATCCGCTTTTAAGTATAGATCAACAATTTAATATGATAAAAGGGATGCTTACATTGAATAGTATTGCAGCTGTATGTGCATCAACAGCACTGAAAGGATCATCAAGGAGATAGATATCAGCATCATTGTAGACTGCTCTAGCTAGTTGAATCCTTTGTTTTTGTCCTCCACTCATGTTAATTCCTCTCTGACCAATTTCTGTAAGATCACCATGGCTAAAATCATTTATATCCTTATCTAAGGCACATGCTTTAATTGCTTTCTCGTATCTTGTTTTATCCATTGGTTTGCCAAAGAGTATATTATCTTGAACTGTTCCACTTTGTATCCATGAAGATTGGGAAACATAGGCAAAAGTGCCACCTACATTAACCTGTTTTCCATTATAGCGAAATATCATAAAGGGGGAAAAGTGTAAGACACTAATATTATGTTTATTCATATGAATTTGGCATGATAAATTTAAATGTGAAAATATCCAAGTTTGTCCTTGAAATTTTAGTTATGCATCAACTTAGTCTCCcacattattaatattaaaaacattccTAGAATTGCAAAATTTATCCCTCTATCTGAATTTGTAATAAAATGCATTTCAGAAATCATTTTGGAGTATTGATAATGTGAGGGTCTAGACTAATATAGTCCTACAATTTCAAGGACCAAGTTAGATATTTAGTCAAAACTAAATGGGTTATATTAGAAACTTACAGTTCCTGATATCTTAGGAATCTCTCCAAGTATTGCATACAAAAGTGATGATTTCCCAGCTCCAACTGGTCCACAAACTGCAATTTTATGTTTCCATTTGATTTCTAAATTCACATCTGCTAAAGTTGGAGACACAGATTCATGATCCCAAATGAAGTTACCATCTTGTATTTCTACGGCATTAATCGAACATTCCTTGAATTTTCTTTCACTATCATCATTGTTTAGTTCTTCATCGAGCAAAAAGTTATTTAGACGATCGAAGGAAACCTTAACTTGAATCATAATGGATAGAGCCTCTGGGACCATTCTAACAGGCTCTCCCAAGTTCCTCAGTGTTGCAAGAACTGTGAAAATAGTTTCAGCATTCAATGGTGCACTCTTGGTAACAGCACATCCAAGAAAAACAACAGCAGAAATAACAGTAGGAGACATCCAATAAAGAAATGAGCTAGAAGCTTTCAAGATCTGTGCCTTAGACAACCATACGAACTCTTTATCGCGTAGTGACTGGACTAAGTTCTTGAATTTTTCTTCCCATGATTGCAACTTAATGATCTTCATGCTATTTAGAATCTCTGAAGTTGATCGAAGACGCTCGTCCTGTGCAATCATAAACTGTGACTGGCAATTTTGTAGGATCCTTGCAAATGGTACATTAAGAAATCCGCATATAATAAGAGGGACCAAACCAGGAAGAGCACCAATACCAACAACACCAAAAAGGATACCAATGGAAAGTACAAGTTGCAATGCAGAAGTCCATGTTATATGAAACCACCATGGAAACTCTCCCATTCTATATGCATCAACAGCAATGTAGTTCACAATTTCTCCAGCCGCATGCCGTGATCTTGCTGAGCTAGAAAGCTTTAGCTGCTTTCGATAAACTGCTACCATAAGAGCTGATCTCATTTTCAACCCTGATCTCCTTGAGTTAAAAAACCAATGTCTTTGAGACAAAGACTCAAACACTTTGGTGACTATCAAAAAACCAACTATGGAAAAACCTTGTCTAAGATCTGGCTCAGCTCTATTTGAGTAGTTAACAAAAGCATAGAGTATTAGAGGTGAAACTGCAACAGAAACAGTTCTGATTAATCCGTAAAATGCTATTAATATGTTTTCTCTTAAGTAAGTTCTAACTATAGACCAAAGAACCAAACTCTTTGTATTATTCTTTGGTCTCTCTCTAACAAGTGATTCCCAGGCATGGACAAATTTTTGATAGGCTGTGTTTGCTTCATCTTCAGAAACAAGGGAAGGGATTTGTTCAAGATCTAGTGGCTTTGAGTAACCTAAAAACAGTAAAGAATTCATCCAAGAGAAAACCAACTTGCTGAGAAAAGAAGCATGACCAAGTCCAGTTTGTTTTGTTTCGACTTTTTGAGCTAAGAGTGGCTCAGATAAACCTTCTTGGACACCATGAGTTTTGAAATAACCAAGATTTTTAAAGGCACAATATAGAAGAAGGAAATGTACAAGCCACTGTACAATATCAAAAGTTTCAATTGCATGATTTCGGAATAGAATTTCAATGTTGAGAGATGAAACCAATACACAAGAAGACAGCCACCATATAGAGTTTAATATTCTTATCCATTTGACTCTCTGAAGAATCAAAGAAATAGCAAAAGAAATCCAAATGATTCCTCTGATAATGCAAGTTAACCATTTGAGTGGCTCAGATTTAGCAATGATATTGGACGATCCAATAGTGAAAAATGCAATGCTAATAATAGCACAACAGATTGAGGTAATAAGGAAAATCCAGGATTTCCTGTGGctttgatttgatgaagtttttgtgaTGAAAGTGATAAGCAAAGATGTGAAGTACACACAGAGAATGAGTATGTTGATTGTGTCTAGTAAGGTCCTTTGAGAGCATAAAGAAGTGAAAtcaaaattgttgagacaactcCATGAAATTTCACCTGCATATATATAATCCAAGAATGAAAAATGTTATAACAACAACAAACTCTGactttaaagaaaaatatataaataaacacACACAATAACATAACAATCACATGATATAAAATGAAGATTAGTCATACAGAGTCATCAAGATGAAAAAGAATGGAGATGAAGAGTTAAGTGCATAAATAAACTCATGATAGTTGTGACGTGATATACATAAATGAAATAGTGCAAAAAAGCATGAAACTATTTGATAACTGAAACGATGGTTATGAGTGAAAAAGAATGAAAGTTACCAATGGAGATGGAAAAGGAAGCCATTTTTGGAGCTTGAGTTTGAGTGGTTTGTTCTCCTCAACTCAGCAGCAGAACAGACTCGTAATGGTTGTGAACCACATGCTCTTCAGATTTTAACAAAACACTCTCCAATTATTTGTGACTGAGTTTATAATAATTGTGACGAGTTTATATTGAGAGTCTAGAAGTAATATTAGACTCCggtcttatttataagaaaatgtttaatttttaaattcactgaataattaatatatatgatgaaattattcaaaaaatttaaaaaataaacttcCCTTATAAATAAGACCGAATAGACTATTATCCGGTCAAACTTACCAAATGTGTGTCAGTAGTAGAATGTGAATTGTCTACTCTTATATATTCAATGCATGTCTTCCTGTTGACTGTAAGAACCTCGATGTGATGTACATGGTGTCATAGGAAAAAAAGGTTCTTTGAAGCATTGCATCAAACAGGTTTGTTGCTTAAAGGATTTCCACAAATGGAAATCTAATGGCTGTTGATAAAACATTTTGGTGTCTAGAGACTGAATGCTGAAGAAAGCGGATTAGAGGAAGACTAATTAAAACAATGAACCCCTCATTTCATTTCTTTGTAACCACGTCattcttgtgttttttttttctttcaaatttgctTTCGCTTTAAAAGCGTCAGCATTCCTTGTTTTTTTGCAAAATTGATCAAGGTTTCTCACTTGTGAAATTGACTATAACACCGCTTCCATCTTGTTGAATCAttggtgattttttttattgCTCTTTTAATTCTTTCAGACTCTCGGCAATCATACCTTCTACGAGGTCCAACTAAGGACGGCATTCCTCAAAGAGTCATGCTTCTATGTCGGATCTCCCATCTACATATTTCGCTGATAGACCGCCAGCACGTCTTCGGTGTGGTCATCCCTAATCTCCAGTACCTTCTGATTAACTTCCAGTACCTCCTGATTAATTGGCCTAAGTGGTATTCCAGAAATATTTGGTGTCATGAAAGGGTGTAACACTCGATAGAACGATGTCATGTAGCCGTTAGCACAAGTTCACTGAAAAGGGGCTAccactaggggtgggaataggccaggccaactaacaggggcctacggaTCATGAACCATTTAGAGGTTTGTAGGTCAATGTTAAAGGATCAAGAAGATATGCAAAAAGTCATTGTTACCGACCGAGATACAGCATTGATGAATTCGGTTGCAACTGTATTTCCTATTTCTTACGCCTTACTTTGAAGGTACCATATTACTAAAAATGTGAGAAGTCGGGTTAAACCCGCGGTGGGGACAAAACAACTTGCAGGTGAAGATCAAAAACTGGTCAAGGCGGGCGTCAATGTGGAGAAAATTATGGATGTATGGAATGTTATAGTAAATGCCTCTACAAAAGATATATACGCTGATGTTGTTTTACAATTCAGGAATGTTTGCGTGAAATATCTCGATctattgaaatatgttgaaagcacaATGCTTGATCAAGTAAAGGAGAAGATTGTTTGTGCCTGGGCCGATGAGGTTATGCATCTCGGAAATACAACAACAAACCGAGTTGAGTCTTCTCATGCTTGTCTCAATAATTGGTTGGGAAACAGCAAGGGTGATTTGATTACGGGTTGGGATTTTGTGAACTAGATGATACTAAACCAGCATAACGAGATACAAATAACATTTGGTCGTAGTATCACGGTGTTAGAACACAAGTTCAAAAACACCACCTTATATTCTCATTTGGTCGGTAATATGTCTCGGGCAGCTCTGAATTATATTTTTTACGAAGCCAAACGAGCTTCTAATGTCAGTTCCGACAGCTCAAAGTATGGTTGTACAATTGTGAAAACATATGGTCTCCATTGTGCTTGTGTCATATCTAAGAAGATGAAAGTCGATTTCCCGATACGAGGTCTTTAGTCATTGGAAGAGACTCGGATTTGAAGATGACGGTAAAACGAAATACGATAAATCAAGTATTTCCATCTTGACTGAATGGGAAGCGATACAAGAAAGATTTTTGAAAGCCGATGACGCCACGAAACTCCACATCAAAGAGCAATTGAGGAAGATTGCATTCCCAGAGACCGCGGACTTGAAACCACCATCTCAACTGGTAAAAACTAAAGGGGCACTTAAGAAGGTGAAACTGACACCGGGCGACAGTTCAACTACGAGGAGTCCTTCATATTTTGAACACGTTGAAAAATTTTGTCCCGATTCACCTACTCCAAAATCTCATAAAAATGCTTTCAAAGGTGTCTGTATTAGCAAACCACATACTAGACTGACTCCACCAAAAATTCCATTCATCGATCACATGTCGGTTTTAATGCACA from Vicia villosa cultivar HV-30 ecotype Madison, WI linkage group LG4, Vvil1.0, whole genome shotgun sequence encodes the following:
- the LOC131595585 gene encoding ABC transporter C family member 8-like, whose amino-acid sequence is MASFSISIGEISWSCLNNFDFTSLCSQRTLLDTINILILCVYFTSLLITFITKTSSNQSHRKSWIFLITSICCAIISIAFFTIGSSNIIAKSEPLKWLTCIIRGIIWISFAISLILQRVKWIRILNSIWWLSSCVLVSSLNIEILFRNHAIETFDIVQWLVHFLLLYCAFKNLGYFKTHGVQEGLSEPLLAQKVETKQTGLGHASFLSKLVFSWMNSLLFLGYSKPLDLEQIPSLVSEDEANTAYQKFVHAWESLVRERPKNNTKSLVLWSIVRTYLRENILIAFYGLIRTVSVAVSPLILYAFVNYSNRAEPDLRQGFSIVGFLIVTKVFESLSQRHWFFNSRRSGLKMRSALMVAVYRKQLKLSSSARSRHAAGEIVNYIAVDAYRMGEFPWWFHITWTSALQLVLSIGILFGVVGIGALPGLVPLIICGFLNVPFARILQNCQSQFMIAQDERLRSTSEILNSMKIIKLQSWEEKFKNLVQSLRDKEFVWLSKAQILKASSSFLYWMSPTVISAVVFLGCAVTKSAPLNAETIFTVLATLRNLGEPVRMVPEALSIMIQVKVSFDRLNNFLLDEELNNDDSERKFKECSINAVEIQDGNFIWDHESVSPTLADVNLEIKWKHKIAVCGPVGAGKSSLLYAILGEIPKISGTVNVGGTFAYVSQSSWIQSGTVQDNILFGKPMDKTRYEKAIKACALDKDINDFSHGDLTEIGQRGINMSGGQKQRIQLARAVYNDADIYLLDDPFSAVDAHTAAILFNECVMTALREKTVILVTHQVEFLSDVDTILVMEGGKVIQSGNYESLLTAGTAFELLVSAHKDTITELNQDNENKRDSEVEVLSNPQNSHGSYLTKNQSEGEISSIKGPIGAQLTQEEEKVIGNVGWKPFWDYINYSKGTFMLCFIMLAQFAFMAFQTASTFWLAIAIEIPKVTNATLIEIYALISFASAAFVYVRSYLTALLGLKASTAFFSSFTTAIFNAPMLFFDSTPVGRILTRASSDLSILDFDIPYSITFVLCVALEILVIICIMVSVTWQVLIVAVPAMVASIYIQQYYQATARELIRINGTTKAPVMNFASETSLGVVTVRAFNMVDTFFKNYLTLVDTDASLFFHSNASMEWVVLRIEALQNLTVITASLLLILLPHGYVSPGLVGLSLSYAFTLTGAQIFWSRWFSNLSNYIISVERIKQFIHIPVEPPAIVDSNRPPSSWPSKGKIDLQGLEIKYRPNAPLVLKGITCTFKEGSRVGVVGRTGSGKSTLISALFRLVEPSRGDILIDGMNICSIGLKDLRMKLSIIPQEPTLFKGSIRTNLDPLGLYSDDDIWKAIEKCQLKETISKLPSLLDSSVSDEGGNWSLGQRQLFCLGRVLLKRNRILVLDEATASIDSATDAILQRVIRQEFEECTVITVAHRVPTVIDSDMVMVLSYGKLMEYDEPSKLMETNSSFSKLVAEYWSSCRKNSFPNISRQQ